In a single window of the Pseudogemmatithrix spongiicola genome:
- a CDS encoding N-acyl-D-amino-acid deacylase family protein → MSCFGRQRLSLLLALVTCVAGGARAQEAAAPYDVLILNGRIVDGSGGPSFYGDLAIRGDRIAIVGPSGFLVGREAKDTVDATGLVVAPGFIDILGQSGWYFLYGDTRLIAKVSQGVTTEIIGEGTTYAPRNPRFIGARPDSLARRFARSDGFGQFLEAMEKRGSSVNVGAFVGGHTLRQYGMNTRTGPATPEAVREMQGALVRAMRDGAFGIGTALIYAPGTFAGPDELIEVSKAMAELDGIYATHLRSEGDGLLDGLDEAIRIGREAGVRVEIWHLKAAGRLNWNKGAESLARIEDARATGLDIEANMYPYVAAATGLTSCLPPSAQGAQLYTRLADSAQRRVIRREIERPTGFWENLCALATPENVLISRLSTPALRKYSGQRLSQIADDMGVDWIEAAFRLIRTERNRVETIYFLMDESNVVENMRRPWMKFGSDAGGPNPRAASGLVHPRSYGTFTRVLGPYVREQQVIPLEDAVRKMTWANARRLGIQERGLLAPGFFADVVVFDPATVGDRATFERPHQVSVGVLRTYVNGTLVWQNGQHTGAKPGRAVRGPAYAPGASTALGAAAGVGNVTPGQSVGR, encoded by the coding sequence GTGTCCTGTTTCGGCCGCCAACGCCTCTCGCTGCTGCTCGCCCTCGTCACCTGCGTCGCGGGCGGCGCGCGTGCCCAAGAGGCGGCCGCGCCGTACGACGTGCTCATCCTGAACGGGCGCATCGTGGACGGCAGCGGCGGCCCCTCGTTCTACGGCGACTTGGCGATCCGCGGCGACCGCATCGCGATCGTCGGCCCGTCTGGCTTTCTCGTCGGGCGCGAAGCGAAGGACACGGTGGACGCCACGGGCCTCGTGGTTGCGCCGGGCTTCATCGACATCCTCGGCCAGAGCGGCTGGTACTTCCTCTATGGCGACACGCGGTTGATCGCCAAGGTCTCGCAGGGTGTGACCACCGAGATCATCGGCGAGGGCACGACGTACGCGCCGCGGAACCCGCGGTTCATCGGCGCGCGGCCCGATTCGCTGGCACGGCGGTTCGCGCGGTCCGACGGCTTCGGCCAGTTCCTTGAGGCGATGGAGAAGCGCGGCAGCTCGGTGAACGTCGGGGCGTTCGTCGGCGGGCATACGCTGCGGCAGTACGGCATGAATACCCGCACGGGGCCGGCGACCCCGGAGGCCGTGCGCGAAATGCAGGGCGCGCTGGTGCGCGCGATGCGCGATGGCGCGTTTGGGATCGGCACGGCGCTGATCTACGCACCGGGGACCTTCGCCGGCCCGGATGAACTGATCGAGGTGTCGAAGGCGATGGCCGAGCTCGACGGCATCTACGCCACGCACCTCCGCTCCGAGGGCGACGGCCTGCTCGACGGGCTGGACGAGGCCATCCGGATCGGGCGCGAAGCGGGCGTCCGCGTGGAGATCTGGCATCTCAAGGCGGCAGGGCGCCTCAACTGGAACAAGGGCGCGGAGTCGCTGGCGCGGATCGAGGATGCGCGCGCGACGGGGCTCGACATCGAGGCCAACATGTATCCGTACGTCGCCGCGGCGACGGGCCTGACGTCCTGCCTGCCGCCGAGCGCGCAGGGGGCGCAGTTGTACACGCGCCTCGCCGACTCGGCGCAGCGTCGCGTGATCCGTCGCGAGATCGAACGGCCGACGGGCTTTTGGGAGAATCTCTGCGCACTCGCGACGCCGGAGAACGTGCTGATCTCGCGGCTGTCCACGCCGGCGCTGCGGAAGTACTCGGGTCAGCGACTCTCGCAGATCGCCGACGACATGGGCGTGGATTGGATCGAGGCGGCGTTCCGGCTCATCCGCACCGAGCGCAACCGCGTCGAGACGATCTACTTCCTGATGGACGAGTCGAACGTGGTCGAGAACATGCGGCGCCCGTGGATGAAGTTCGGCTCTGATGCCGGCGGGCCCAACCCCCGCGCCGCGTCTGGGCTGGTGCATCCGCGGTCCTACGGCACGTTCACCCGCGTGCTCGGGCCGTACGTGCGCGAGCAGCAGGTGATTCCACTCGAGGATGCCGTGCGGAAGATGACGTGGGCGAATGCGCGGCGCTTGGGCATCCAGGAGCGCGGGCTGCTCGCGCCGGGCTTCTTCGCCGACGTGGTGGTGTTCGATCCTGCGACCGTTGGCGATCGCGCGACGTTCGAGCGGCCGCATCAGGTGTCGGTCGGCGTGCTCCGCACGTACGTGAACGGGACGCTGGTCTGGCAGAATGGCCAGCACACCGGCGCGAAGCCCGGTCGCGCGGTGCGTGGTCCGGCGTACGCGCCGGGCGCGTCCACGGCGCTCGGCGCGGCAGCCGGCGTGGGCAACGTCACGCCGGGGCAGAGCGTCGGGCGCTAG
- the larE gene encoding ATP-dependent sacrificial sulfur transferase LarE translates to MIAHDSDSSDVTDAQRAKESALLTWFAAQGSALVGFSGGVDSAYLAIVAHEALGPARALAVIGRSASYPAVQWETARRVAAGFGVSVLEVDTDEMNDPRYAANPTNRCYFCKSELWSRLQPIAEARGLAVVVDGTNADDLGDYRPGKQAAAERGVRSPLAELGFTKADIRALSRARGIPTWAQPSSPCLSSRLPYGTAVTPERLRMVELAEAGLRALGVTGDLRVRYFGETARVELAREVLAEWSVSPRREAVERAVREAGFTTVEIDPRGFRSGALNVLAGVTGGD, encoded by the coding sequence ATGATTGCGCATGACTCCGATTCCTCCGACGTCACCGACGCGCAGCGCGCGAAGGAATCCGCGCTGCTGACGTGGTTCGCGGCGCAGGGCTCGGCGTTGGTCGGGTTCTCGGGCGGCGTGGACTCCGCGTATCTCGCCATCGTCGCGCATGAGGCCTTGGGTCCCGCCCGTGCGCTGGCGGTGATCGGCCGCAGCGCGTCGTACCCGGCCGTGCAGTGGGAAACGGCGCGGCGCGTGGCGGCGGGCTTCGGCGTGTCCGTGCTCGAGGTGGACACGGACGAGATGAACGATCCGCGGTACGCGGCGAACCCCACCAACCGCTGCTACTTCTGCAAGAGCGAGTTGTGGAGCCGCCTGCAGCCGATCGCCGAAGCGCGCGGCCTGGCGGTGGTGGTCGACGGCACCAACGCCGATGACTTGGGTGACTATCGGCCGGGCAAGCAGGCCGCGGCGGAGCGCGGGGTGCGGTCGCCCCTCGCGGAGCTGGGCTTCACCAAGGCGGACATCCGTGCCCTCAGCCGCGCCCGCGGCATTCCCACCTGGGCGCAGCCGTCGTCGCCGTGCCTGTCCTCGCGGTTGCCGTACGGGACGGCGGTGACGCCCGAGCGTTTGCGCATGGTGGAGCTGGCGGAAGCGGGGCTGCGCGCCCTCGGCGTCACGGGTGACCTGCGCGTGCGCTACTTCGGCGAGACGGCGCGTGTGGAGCTCGCGCGCGAGGTGCTGGCCGAGTGGTCGGTGTCGCCGCGGCGCGAGGCCGTGGAGCGCGCCGTGCGCGAGGCGGGCTTCACGACGGTGGAGATCGATCCGCGCGGGTTCCGCTCGGGAGCCCTCAATGTGCTGGCCGGCGTCACGGGAGGGGACTGA
- a CDS encoding sigma-54-dependent transcriptional regulator: protein MSRRVLIVDDEPGIRAALAQLLEFEGYDVKAVASGHEGLATYEAWRPQLTFLDVKMEGIDGLETLKRLRSLDPAAVVVMISGHATVKDAVAATQLGAYDILEKPLDTDRILVTLRNAIGHLDLREENARLRQRVERHGEIVGASAGIRALVEQIARVAPTPARVLITGENGTGKELVARALHRQSPRAKQPFVEVNCAAIPSELIESELFGHMKGSFTGAVQDRAGKFEQADGGTLFLDEIGDMSPSAQAKVLRVLQEGEVTRIGGNKVRKVDVRVLAATNKRLEGEIAAGRFREDLYYRLNVVPMVVPPLRERREDIPMLVEHFLQRLAQESGLPPRQVDDAAMDRLSALDWPGNVRELRNTVERLLILAAGPRIQRSDVDRLVGARAGDASSETGLGTFEHFATYEEFKLAAERAFLEAKLKAHDWNVAETARAIDMPRSNLYKKLERHGLAREQG, encoded by the coding sequence GTGAGCCGTCGGGTCCTGATCGTCGACGACGAACCCGGCATCCGCGCCGCGTTGGCGCAGCTGCTGGAGTTCGAAGGCTACGACGTGAAGGCGGTGGCGAGCGGGCACGAAGGACTCGCGACGTACGAGGCGTGGCGACCGCAGCTGACCTTCCTCGACGTGAAGATGGAAGGCATTGACGGGCTCGAGACGCTCAAGCGGCTGCGCAGCCTCGATCCGGCAGCGGTGGTGGTGATGATCTCGGGCCACGCCACGGTGAAGGATGCCGTCGCCGCCACGCAGCTCGGCGCCTACGACATCCTCGAGAAGCCGCTCGACACGGACCGCATCCTCGTCACGCTGCGCAACGCGATCGGCCACCTCGACCTGCGCGAGGAGAACGCGCGGTTGCGGCAGCGCGTCGAGCGACACGGCGAGATCGTCGGGGCGAGCGCGGGCATCCGCGCGCTGGTGGAACAGATCGCGCGGGTGGCGCCGACGCCGGCGCGGGTGTTGATCACCGGTGAGAACGGCACCGGCAAGGAACTCGTGGCGCGCGCGCTGCATCGGCAGTCGCCGCGGGCCAAGCAGCCGTTCGTCGAGGTGAACTGCGCGGCGATTCCCTCCGAGCTGATCGAGAGCGAGCTCTTCGGCCACATGAAGGGCTCGTTCACCGGCGCCGTGCAGGACCGCGCGGGCAAGTTCGAGCAGGCCGATGGCGGCACGCTGTTCCTCGACGAGATCGGCGACATGTCGCCGTCGGCGCAGGCCAAGGTGCTGCGCGTGCTGCAGGAGGGTGAGGTCACGCGCATCGGCGGCAACAAGGTGCGCAAGGTGGATGTGCGCGTGCTGGCCGCGACGAACAAGCGGCTGGAGGGCGAGATCGCCGCCGGGCGCTTCCGCGAGGACCTCTATTACCGCCTCAACGTGGTGCCCATGGTCGTGCCGCCGCTGCGGGAGCGTCGCGAGGACATTCCGATGCTGGTCGAGCACTTCCTGCAGCGCCTCGCGCAGGAGTCCGGCCTCCCGCCGCGTCAGGTGGACGATGCGGCCATGGACCGGCTTTCGGCGCTGGACTGGCCGGGCAACGTGCGCGAACTGCGCAACACCGTCGAGCGGCTGTTGATCCTCGCGGCCGGCCCGCGCATCCAGCGCAGCGACGTGGACCGTTTGGTCGGGGCGCGGGCGGGCGATGCGTCGTCCGAGACGGGGCTTGGCACCTTCGAGCATTTCGCCACGTACGAGGAGTTCAAGCTCGCGGCGGAGCGCGCGTTCCTCGAGGCCAAGCTCAAGGCGCACGACTGGAACGTGGCCGAGACGGCGCGGGCGATCGACATGCCGCGCAGCAATCTCTACAAGAAGCTGGAGCGCCACGGATTGGCGCGGGAGCAGGGATGA
- a CDS encoding GNAT family N-acetyltransferase — MVTLRPATPADQPLLERWDEDPDVVDSDPNDDWHWAEELAKTPPWREQLIIEADGEPVGFVQIIDPQLEDSHYWGDCGPGLRAIDIWIGEARHRGRGVGGAAMREAIRRCFAPPAVTAILIDPLASNTDAIRFYERLGFRFVERRMFGADDCHVMRLDRAEWVAR, encoded by the coding sequence ATGGTCACGCTCCGCCCCGCCACCCCGGCCGACCAGCCCTTGCTCGAGCGTTGGGACGAGGATCCCGACGTCGTCGACTCAGATCCGAACGACGACTGGCACTGGGCCGAGGAGCTCGCCAAGACGCCGCCCTGGCGCGAACAGCTGATCATCGAGGCCGACGGCGAACCGGTGGGCTTCGTGCAGATCATCGACCCGCAGCTCGAGGACAGCCATTACTGGGGCGACTGCGGCCCCGGCCTGCGCGCGATCGACATCTGGATCGGTGAGGCACGGCATCGCGGCCGCGGCGTCGGGGGCGCGGCGATGCGGGAGGCGATCCGTCGCTGCTTCGCGCCGCCGGCGGTCACGGCAATCCTCATCGACCCGCTCGCGTCGAACACCGACGCGATTCGCTTCTACGAGCGGCTGGGATTTCGCTTCGTCGAGCGCCGCATGTTCGGCGCGGACGATTGCCATGTCATGCGGCTGGATCGCGCGGAGTGGGTGGCGCGATGA